Proteins co-encoded in one Gracilimonas sp. genomic window:
- a CDS encoding HU family DNA-binding protein, whose amino-acid sequence MTKADIVDVISSSVGLTKVETEAVVNGFMETVIDAMKRGENIELRGFGSFKVVKRAQRVARNPKTNEEVIVPEQYAPVLKMSKDFKEAVNEAHMVEN is encoded by the coding sequence ATGACTAAAGCAGATATCGTAGATGTAATTTCTTCATCTGTAGGGTTAACGAAAGTAGAAACAGAGGCGGTTGTAAACGGTTTTATGGAAACTGTTATTGACGCTATGAAGAGAGGCGAGAATATTGAGCTGAGAGGATTTGGCAGTTTTAAAGTTGTTAAGCGAGCTCAGAGAGTAGCCCGAAATCCAAAAACGAATGAAGAAGTTATTGTGCCGGAACAATATGCCCCGGTGCTGAAAATGTCGAAAGATTTTAAAGAAGCAGTCAACGAAGCACACATGGTTGAAAATTGA
- a CDS encoding lamin tail domain-containing protein: MRNTILLIFTLSLISISEISQAQTTLLSDDFEAGNLNSWVDDSTNHWAASTSSPINGSYSMKHALSSEENESYIYSSISSGDLSTKVTTWQFNLNNGSWDPSGSNFFGVGIFGDEEYVMSSTYNGYVVGINFNGISDILTLYKVTNGSYSAIISTLFDWGSGDLIGIEVERSSSGIWSLSYDTDGDFDNLTLGGLATDTDHTTFSYVTVYFEYTSTRAGELWVDDFSVEQELENAKAEPSSHATSFTATGSIKRIDLSWTDALGTTLPDGYLVKASDMDNVSDPTDGTAESDDSDLSDGAGALNVLYAEGSTSFTGLDETTTYYFKIYPYTNSGSDIDYKTDGTVPEDDATTLETPDIIFNEVLADPDGTSGDANGDGIVDTDDDEFIELVNYGATDIDISNWVFSDNSTDRYTFPSSTTLKALQAAVIFGGGTPTGDFGNSIVDSTSSLGLNNTGETITLKNGSGIEIISLTYGSEANNDESITRSPDLTGSFAQHETADTDDASSFSPGTRIDGTYFQPSVEITGNAGWRLLSLPIEDGTVADISDNTAVQGISGGDNAGADPNLFINPAYDGSDQSDYITPTNTTTPWGDGLGFILYFFDNSTNGSSPLPITLDAFGNAPDADVNVTISDTWTLAGNPFNSNLSIDDISGNDSGNGVNDGLTSPIYLYGASGWETVNLGSSNVIGDWSGFFVQRFSSSTTELTIPTAAATTDAVKLSKSGSEDNFRQINLLLEAPGNYSDRTTKLYFSDHSSANKDGFDGGKLSPLDGAPFLAFENDFGNGKELLVQDARLLDPTEEQRYELVIADAGISGSYTLSWPEMKNIPEDWEFTLNDYETGESVTMAPETLYEFEVEATQKRKETSASHFSAAQAETEEVNSRFSITLKTSTTTSTEQEDEPQTFALKQNYPNPFNPITTIEYSVSKSVPVTLTVYNVMGQQVAILVNETKPEGTYRVSWDAADMASGIYHYRLQAESQVMIRQMTLIK; the protein is encoded by the coding sequence ATGAGGAATACTATTCTGCTAATTTTTACACTATCGTTGATTTCTATCAGTGAAATTTCCCAGGCACAGACAACCTTGCTTTCAGATGATTTTGAAGCTGGCAATTTAAATTCCTGGGTTGATGATTCCACGAATCACTGGGCTGCATCAACAAGTTCACCTATAAATGGTTCGTACTCAATGAAACATGCCTTGAGTAGCGAGGAGAACGAAAGTTATATTTACAGCTCAATATCCTCCGGAGATTTGTCTACAAAGGTGACAACCTGGCAATTCAATTTAAATAACGGAAGTTGGGATCCATCGGGTTCAAATTTTTTCGGTGTTGGCATTTTTGGAGATGAAGAGTATGTAATGAGTAGTACTTACAATGGATACGTTGTAGGTATAAATTTTAATGGTATTTCCGACATCCTGACCCTTTATAAGGTTACTAATGGTTCATATAGTGCAATTATAAGCACTCTATTTGATTGGGGGTCAGGTGATTTAATTGGTATTGAAGTTGAGAGAAGTAGCTCAGGAATTTGGAGTCTGTCGTATGATACAGACGGCGATTTTGATAATCTAACTTTAGGAGGATTAGCAACTGATACTGATCATACAACTTTCTCTTATGTTACTGTCTATTTCGAATATACGAGTACAAGAGCAGGGGAGTTATGGGTCGATGATTTTTCAGTTGAACAGGAACTTGAGAACGCAAAGGCTGAACCTTCCAGTCATGCAACTTCATTTACGGCCACAGGGTCGATTAAGAGAATTGATTTAAGCTGGACCGATGCTTTAGGAACTACACTGCCGGATGGATACTTAGTTAAAGCAAGTGATATGGATAATGTATCAGACCCAACAGACGGGACAGCTGAATCAGATGACTCAGATTTATCAGATGGAGCAGGGGCGTTGAATGTATTATATGCTGAAGGATCGACTTCTTTCACCGGTTTGGATGAAACGACCACCTACTACTTTAAGATTTATCCTTATACAAATTCAGGTTCGGATATTGATTATAAAACAGATGGAACGGTTCCTGAAGATGATGCTACCACTTTAGAAACTCCGGATATTATTTTTAATGAAGTTTTAGCTGATCCGGATGGTACCAGCGGGGATGCAAACGGGGATGGTATTGTAGATACCGATGATGATGAATTTATAGAATTGGTCAATTATGGGGCTACGGATATAGACATCAGTAATTGGGTTTTTTCTGATAACTCTACGGACAGGTACACGTTTCCTTCTTCAACAACACTTAAGGCGTTGCAAGCGGCGGTAATATTCGGAGGAGGAACACCGACAGGAGATTTTGGCAATAGCATTGTTGATTCCACATCTTCACTGGGGTTGAATAATACAGGTGAAACGATCACTCTGAAAAATGGATCAGGAATTGAGATTATTAGTTTAACATATGGTTCAGAAGCTAACAACGATGAATCAATTACAAGAAGTCCTGATTTAACGGGTAGTTTTGCACAGCACGAAACCGCCGATACAGATGATGCTTCTTCTTTTTCTCCCGGAACCCGAATTGATGGTACGTATTTTCAGCCTTCTGTGGAAATAACGGGCAATGCTGGGTGGCGTCTGCTTTCCTTGCCGATTGAAGATGGAACCGTAGCCGATATATCTGACAATACGGCCGTTCAGGGTATTTCAGGTGGTGATAACGCAGGTGCAGATCCAAACTTATTTATCAACCCGGCTTATGACGGTTCTGACCAATCGGATTATATCACCCCCACCAATACAACTACTCCATGGGGAGACGGATTGGGTTTTATCCTTTATTTCTTCGATAACTCCACAAATGGAAGTTCCCCATTACCGATTACCCTGGATGCATTTGGTAATGCCCCTGATGCAGACGTGAATGTAACAATTTCCGATACCTGGACGCTTGCCGGGAACCCATTCAACAGTAACCTTTCCATCGATGATATTTCAGGAAATGATAGCGGAAATGGGGTAAATGATGGTTTAACAAGTCCAATTTATCTCTATGGTGCCTCGGGATGGGAAACAGTGAATCTTGGTAGCAGTAATGTTATAGGCGACTGGAGTGGGTTCTTCGTTCAAAGGTTTAGCAGCAGTACAACTGAATTAACGATCCCAACTGCAGCTGCTACAACCGATGCAGTCAAGTTATCTAAATCAGGATCAGAAGATAATTTCCGGCAGATAAATTTGTTATTGGAAGCTCCGGGAAATTATTCTGACCGGACAACCAAGCTCTATTTCTCTGATCATTCTTCTGCAAACAAAGATGGATTTGATGGCGGTAAACTTTCACCACTGGATGGTGCACCTTTTCTGGCATTTGAAAACGATTTTGGGAACGGTAAAGAACTATTGGTTCAGGATGCACGACTCTTAGATCCAACAGAGGAACAACGTTATGAATTGGTGATTGCCGATGCCGGAATTTCTGGTTCCTATACCCTCAGCTGGCCTGAAATGAAGAACATCCCGGAGGATTGGGAGTTCACGCTGAATGACTATGAAACAGGAGAATCGGTTACGATGGCACCGGAAACTTTGTATGAGTTTGAGGTTGAAGCGACTCAAAAACGAAAAGAGACTTCAGCTTCTCATTTTTCAGCAGCACAGGCTGAAACTGAAGAGGTAAACTCACGATTCTCTATTACGCTGAAAACCAGTACAACTACAAGTACGGAACAAGAGGATGAGCCTCAAACTTTTGCTTTAAAACAAAATTATCCGAACCCGTTCAACCCAATTACAACAATTGAATATAGCGTGTCGAAGTCAGTGCCTGTTACTTTAACGGTGTATAATGTAATGGGGCAGCAAGTTGCTATTCTTGTTAATGAAACAAAACCGGAGGGTACATACCGGGTGAGTTGGGATGCCGCCGATATGGCAAGTGGGATATATCATTATCGCCTGCAGGCCGAAAGCCAGGTGATGATTCGCCAAATGACTCTAATTAAATAA
- a CDS encoding PID-CTERM protein-sorting domain-containing protein codes for MKTLIYIFITIVFLLALSVIVHAQPGLPANPSQAPIDGGLGLLAAAGGGYALKKLRDRKKRQEESGL; via the coding sequence ATGAAAACCCTCATTTATATCTTCATTACAATTGTTTTTTTACTTGCCTTATCAGTTATTGTGCATGCTCAGCCCGGTTTACCAGCCAACCCAAGTCAGGCACCAATTGACGGAGGACTTGGCTTATTGGCCGCTGCCGGCGGAGGCTATGCGCTCAAGAAATTACGCGATCGCAAAAAGAGGCAAGAGGAATCAGGGTTATAA
- a CDS encoding T9SS type A sorting domain-containing protein produces the protein MIGVFFSPAAVAQSESITYREISLKLVASNGVEDVSNKLYFHANGSEGKDGYDGAKLAPISSADPYLFFLQDFGSGSERLVQDARNLYPDTVQVYDLEMEDAGFSGEFTISWAGFKNISSLWKLDFIDEDEDTTIIMAEDSSYSFTSSRNFRISIEPIASRVEITGEAGWRVLSFPVKDAAVTEIMDDTAVQGIAGGENEAADPNIYINPASNGTAGNGYLVPENIYTPWGDGLGFIAYFFDNNVNGSTELPLMLDASGPEPSSDVIVDVSSSFTLIGNPFMSNIKLDDIEGNGSGGVNGGLKSPLYFYDSNGLNTVNFGTETVVSSWAGFFAERNDSSTTQITIPTSAKTSDTANAYYFSKSRNKTFRQIELQLEEPNGQKDISNKLFFSPQSSDQPDAFDGSKMIPFDGSPYLSFIRTRNDYRYDLLVQDARAMNPSEHQKYELAVFGGGISGTYTLRWHKFYNIPEYWDFTLIDYETGTSLLMEEEQSYFFEVKADGKKSYTSVLKSPVFPPAVVEPSPRFGILLNTTNSVSTEKKDKVDQFSLDQNYPNPFNPVTHIQYTLKEAAPVSLTVFNVMGQKVHKLEDSPKPAGTYTISWNADGMAGGIYYYRLKAGDEVITRKMTLLK, from the coding sequence TTGATTGGGGTATTTTTCAGTCCGGCAGCGGTTGCTCAAAGTGAAAGTATCACCTACCGGGAAATCTCACTGAAACTGGTGGCGTCCAACGGAGTCGAAGATGTCAGCAACAAGCTCTACTTTCATGCCAACGGATCGGAAGGAAAAGATGGATACGATGGTGCAAAGCTGGCTCCGATTTCATCAGCTGATCCCTATTTGTTTTTTCTGCAAGACTTTGGCAGTGGCAGCGAGCGCCTGGTTCAGGATGCCCGGAATTTATACCCCGATACGGTGCAGGTCTATGACCTGGAAATGGAAGATGCCGGTTTTTCCGGTGAGTTCACGATCAGCTGGGCTGGCTTTAAAAATATTTCGAGTCTTTGGAAGCTGGATTTTATTGATGAGGATGAAGATACAACCATAATTATGGCAGAAGACTCAAGCTATTCATTTACAAGCAGCCGGAATTTTAGAATCAGCATTGAGCCCATTGCCTCCCGGGTTGAAATTACCGGCGAGGCCGGGTGGAGGGTGTTGTCTTTTCCGGTGAAGGATGCGGCGGTAACAGAAATCATGGATGACACGGCTGTTCAGGGAATTGCCGGCGGGGAGAATGAAGCCGCCGATCCAAACATTTACATCAATCCTGCTTCCAACGGCACGGCGGGGAACGGGTATCTTGTTCCAGAGAATATTTATACCCCATGGGGAGATGGACTGGGATTTATTGCCTACTTTTTTGATAATAACGTGAATGGAAGTACCGAGCTTCCCCTTATGCTTGACGCTTCCGGCCCCGAACCTTCCTCAGATGTAATTGTGGACGTCAGCAGTTCATTCACCCTTATCGGAAATCCCTTTATGAGTAACATCAAGCTTGATGACATCGAGGGAAATGGCAGCGGGGGTGTGAATGGTGGATTAAAAAGTCCGCTCTACTTTTATGATTCCAATGGCTTGAATACGGTTAACTTTGGAACCGAAACGGTTGTAAGCAGTTGGGCCGGCTTTTTTGCCGAAAGAAATGACAGTTCCACAACCCAGATTACCATCCCGACTTCAGCAAAAACTTCCGATACGGCAAATGCCTATTACTTCTCGAAAAGTAGAAATAAGACGTTTAGACAAATCGAGCTTCAACTGGAGGAACCAAACGGACAGAAAGATATTTCCAATAAGTTGTTTTTCAGTCCGCAATCATCCGATCAGCCGGACGCATTTGACGGAAGTAAAATGATTCCCTTTGATGGAAGCCCGTACCTAAGTTTTATCAGAACCCGCAACGACTACCGGTACGATTTGCTGGTGCAGGACGCAAGGGCAATGAATCCCTCTGAACATCAAAAGTATGAACTTGCAGTTTTTGGTGGCGGAATAAGCGGAACCTATACCTTGCGATGGCATAAATTTTACAACATACCGGAGTATTGGGATTTCACCCTGATTGATTATGAAACCGGAACTTCGCTGCTAATGGAAGAGGAACAGTCTTACTTCTTTGAGGTAAAGGCCGATGGGAAGAAAAGCTATACAAGCGTACTTAAATCTCCGGTATTTCCTCCGGCTGTTGTAGAACCATCTCCCCGCTTTGGCATTTTATTGAACACTACGAATTCCGTAAGTACTGAAAAGAAAGACAAGGTTGATCAATTTAGTTTAGATCAGAATTATCCGAATCCTTTCAACCCGGTAACTCATATTCAATATACACTAAAGGAAGCTGCCCCGGTTTCACTCACGGTATTTAATGTGATGGGACAGAAAGTCCATAAATTAGAGGATAGCCCAAAACCAGCCGGCACTTATACTATTTCTTGGAATGCGGATGGAATGGCCGGTGGAATTTACTATTATCGCCTGAAGGCGGGAGACGAAGTTATCACCCGTAAAATGACACTATTAAAATAG
- a CDS encoding nitrilase-related carbon-nitrogen hydrolase, with product MMKIALIQQSCSENKEANLKKGLDSARKAAEAGANVICFAELAFEPFYPQFQNPDNPSEFAESIPGKTTDVFSKLAKEFGVVIILNLYEKDGAALFDSSPVINTDGSILGTTRMVHITEYACFHEQQYYTPGDNGAPVYETPFGKIGIAICYDRHYPEYMRALALAGADVVFIPQAGSVGEWPEGLYEAEVRTAAFQNGYFVALCNRVGEEPKLTFAGESFVCNPAGEIIARAGEGTEEILYAELDLAEVHRSHAKKLFLRDRRADLYRDWGF from the coding sequence ATGATGAAAATTGCACTAATACAGCAATCCTGTTCTGAGAACAAAGAAGCGAATCTAAAAAAGGGACTGGATTCGGCCAGGAAAGCAGCCGAGGCTGGTGCCAATGTCATTTGCTTTGCAGAGCTGGCGTTCGAGCCTTTCTATCCTCAGTTTCAAAATCCGGATAACCCATCGGAATTTGCAGAATCTATCCCCGGGAAGACTACAGATGTCTTTTCAAAACTGGCAAAAGAATTCGGTGTGGTCATCATCTTAAATCTGTATGAAAAAGATGGAGCTGCTCTTTTCGACAGCTCACCGGTTATTAATACCGACGGTTCCATTTTGGGAACCACACGCATGGTGCATATCACAGAGTATGCCTGTTTTCATGAGCAGCAGTATTACACCCCGGGGGATAACGGTGCTCCTGTTTATGAAACCCCATTCGGTAAAATCGGCATCGCCATTTGTTACGACAGGCATTACCCTGAATATATGCGGGCGCTGGCTTTGGCCGGTGCTGATGTGGTTTTCATACCCCAGGCGGGTTCGGTGGGTGAATGGCCGGAAGGTTTATATGAAGCCGAAGTCAGAACAGCTGCTTTCCAGAATGGATATTTCGTGGCTTTGTGCAACCGCGTGGGGGAAGAACCAAAACTTACATTTGCCGGGGAATCATTCGTATGCAATCCCGCGGGTGAGATAATAGCCAGAGCAGGGGAAGGAACTGAAGAGATTTTGTACGCAGAATTGGATCTTGCCGAAGTGCATAGATCACATGCAAAAAAGCTTTTTCTAAGAGACCGACGTGCGGATCTTTATCGTGATTGGGGCTTTTAA
- a CDS encoding 2'-deoxycytidine 5'-triphosphate deaminase: MPETLKEVQLRTKGILPVQKLKLLHALGIITSDPNYPIQDNQFQPNSIDLRLGEVAYRVRCSFLPENDSVEEKVEKLKMYEVPITDGAVLEQNCVYIIPLLEELNMPESNNTIQKGLFNGNKEESEVKLGTVENLSAKANPKSSTGRLDVFTRVITDYSHRFEEVTPGYRGKMYLEVVPKSFSIKVKTGQRLNQLRVRHGFEVLPDQDLLRVHAADPLLFDEQRVPVSMEKIKVKQGLFMSVDLKGKKGDIIGYKAKKHNNYIDLENIGHYEVEEFWEPIYAQQNDQLILEPEAFYIFASKERIRVPAHLACEMMAYDTGSGELRTHYAGFFDSGFGGSVEDQGARAVLEVRSHDVPFMIEDGQTMFSMQFEPNAEKPDFVYGEEIDSNYQGQDLKLGKHFKQP; this comes from the coding sequence ATGCCTGAGACTCTGAAAGAAGTTCAGCTTCGTACAAAAGGAATTTTACCGGTTCAAAAACTCAAGTTACTTCATGCACTTGGGATTATAACATCTGATCCAAACTATCCCATTCAGGATAATCAGTTTCAACCCAACTCCATCGATCTTCGTCTTGGTGAGGTTGCATATCGTGTTCGCTGCAGCTTTCTACCCGAAAATGATTCGGTGGAAGAGAAGGTGGAAAAACTGAAAATGTATGAAGTGCCGATTACAGACGGAGCGGTGCTGGAGCAAAATTGCGTGTACATCATTCCTTTATTGGAAGAACTGAACATGCCCGAATCAAACAACACGATTCAAAAGGGACTGTTCAACGGAAATAAAGAAGAGAGTGAAGTCAAGCTGGGTACGGTCGAAAATCTTTCGGCCAAGGCAAACCCCAAAAGCTCCACCGGCCGGCTGGATGTATTCACGCGGGTCATCACCGATTATTCGCATCGTTTTGAAGAAGTTACCCCCGGCTATCGTGGAAAAATGTACCTGGAAGTGGTCCCTAAATCATTCTCTATAAAAGTAAAAACCGGGCAAAGGTTGAATCAACTACGCGTTCGGCATGGATTTGAAGTGCTTCCCGATCAGGATTTACTACGGGTGCATGCAGCAGATCCACTGCTGTTTGATGAACAAAGAGTGCCTGTTTCCATGGAGAAGATCAAGGTTAAGCAAGGCTTGTTTATGAGTGTTGACCTGAAGGGGAAGAAGGGCGATATCATTGGGTATAAAGCAAAAAAGCACAATAATTATATCGATCTGGAGAATATCGGGCATTATGAAGTGGAGGAATTTTGGGAGCCGATTTATGCCCAGCAGAACGATCAGCTTATCCTTGAACCGGAGGCCTTTTATATTTTTGCATCCAAAGAACGAATTCGGGTTCCGGCTCACCTTGCTTGCGAAATGATGGCTTATGATACTGGCTCGGGAGAGCTGCGAACACATTATGCAGGATTCTTTGACAGTGGCTTTGGCGGATCGGTGGAAGACCAGGGAGCAAGGGCAGTGCTTGAAGTTCGCTCACATGATGTCCCGTTTATGATTGAGGATGGTCAGACCATGTTCAGTATGCAGTTTGAGCCTAATGCCGAGAAACCGGATTTTGTATATGGCGAGGAAATTGACAGTAATTACCAGGGACAGGATCTCAAGTTAGGTAAGCATTTCAAGCAACCATGA
- a CDS encoding RsmE family RNA methyltransferase, which yields MDNVFFAHPEHISANRLELVDQEAAHASKVLRFNVGDELYASDGKGNLYKAQVSSISKKSVLANILETNSEPEPTIKKVLVFGAIKKRDRLEFAVEKAVELGAWEICIFNADHSERSRINEERLQSIVLSAFKQSKRRWLPEVHYLNSLDDVFDHYLTYHSVMAHVEADNRQAESLSHDKNLLLVGPEGGFSDREVELAKKKHAQMISLGKNRLRAETAALTMLSQFLFTE from the coding sequence ATGGATAACGTTTTTTTCGCACACCCTGAACATATATCTGCTAACCGACTGGAATTGGTTGATCAGGAAGCAGCTCACGCTTCCAAAGTGCTGCGGTTTAATGTAGGAGATGAATTGTACGCTTCTGATGGAAAGGGAAATTTGTATAAAGCTCAGGTCTCATCCATCTCCAAGAAATCAGTATTGGCGAATATCCTGGAAACCAATTCGGAACCGGAGCCAACGATCAAAAAAGTGTTGGTTTTTGGAGCCATAAAGAAAAGAGACCGGCTGGAGTTTGCGGTAGAGAAGGCGGTGGAACTCGGAGCGTGGGAAATATGCATCTTTAATGCAGATCATTCCGAGCGATCCAGAATAAATGAAGAACGACTGCAATCCATTGTATTAAGTGCCTTCAAACAAAGCAAAAGAAGATGGCTGCCAGAGGTGCATTACCTGAATTCCCTGGACGATGTTTTTGATCACTATCTCACCTACCATTCGGTGATGGCTCATGTGGAAGCAGATAATCGCCAAGCTGAGAGCTTAAGTCACGACAAGAATTTATTGCTTGTGGGCCCAGAAGGGGGCTTCTCAGACAGAGAAGTTGAACTGGCAAAAAAGAAGCATGCTCAAATGATTTCGCTGGGGAAAAACAGGCTCAGGGCCGAGACGGCTGCACTTACGATGCTCTCACAATTTCTTTTTACAGAATAA
- a CDS encoding lycopene cyclase family protein — protein sequence MKIEAKYDVIIAGGGLSGLSLAWYLAKGNYKGEVLVTDSTFAPTNDKTWCFWTNNEPPYRDIIYKKWKKTWVSVLDYSTFRYLNEYSYYCIRSGDFREYVLRELKKHKNFDLLEDNILDFSSNQSKAVMLTKGGDSYIANYIFQSIMKPKDLDRSQIKYPLIQHFLGWEIKTFEPAFDPETFTIMDFDNEFEPGVGFMYVLPYTQSKALLEFTVFSEDVLKKKKYKKKIKHYLLHELGLDDDHYEIRRKEYGEIPMEDRPHVPYYDKNIINLGSVGGQTKPSTGYTFTRIQDYTQKLAQNLIQGFEPLPPQQSKLKYRYYDLLLLHILSNSTNDSLRVFRSLFKKNNFDDIFRFLGEDTNLRQDLKIMSSVPYIPFFKAIWKNL from the coding sequence TTGAAGATTGAAGCCAAATACGATGTCATTATTGCCGGCGGTGGTTTATCCGGACTCAGCCTTGCCTGGTACCTGGCAAAAGGAAATTATAAAGGAGAAGTGCTGGTAACGGACTCAACCTTTGCACCCACCAACGATAAAACCTGGTGTTTTTGGACCAATAATGAGCCGCCATACCGGGATATCATCTACAAGAAATGGAAGAAAACCTGGGTTTCCGTTCTAGACTACAGCACCTTTCGTTATCTCAATGAGTACAGTTATTACTGCATCCGAAGTGGAGATTTCCGGGAATACGTGCTCAGGGAACTGAAAAAGCACAAGAACTTTGATCTACTGGAAGACAATATCCTGGATTTTTCCTCCAATCAAAGTAAGGCGGTGATGCTTACCAAAGGCGGCGACAGTTACATTGCCAACTATATATTCCAGAGCATCATGAAACCCAAAGACCTTGACCGGTCGCAAATCAAATACCCGCTTATTCAGCATTTTCTGGGCTGGGAAATAAAAACCTTTGAGCCCGCCTTTGACCCGGAAACCTTCACCATCATGGATTTCGATAATGAGTTTGAGCCCGGTGTTGGTTTTATGTACGTGCTACCCTATACACAGAGCAAGGCCCTGCTAGAGTTCACGGTTTTTTCAGAAGACGTGCTGAAAAAGAAAAAGTACAAGAAAAAGATTAAGCATTACCTGCTGCATGAGCTTGGGCTCGACGACGATCATTATGAGATAAGGCGAAAAGAATATGGAGAAATTCCGATGGAAGACCGTCCTCATGTACCTTACTATGACAAAAACATTATCAATTTGGGATCGGTGGGAGGCCAAACAAAACCCAGCACAGGCTACACCTTTACCCGAATTCAGGACTACACTCAAAAGCTGGCTCAGAATCTGATCCAGGGATTTGAACCCCTTCCTCCGCAGCAATCAAAGCTAAAGTATCGATATTACGATCTGTTGCTGCTCCATATTCTTTCCAACTCCACCAACGATAGCCTCAGGGTATTCAGGTCACTATTCAAGAAAAATAACTTTGATGATATTTTCCGTTTTCTCGGTGAAGACACCAACCTTCGTCAGGATTTAAAAATAATGTCTTCTGTACCTTATATCCCCTTTTTTAAGGCTATTTGGAAGAATTTATGA
- a CDS encoding GntG family PLP-dependent aldolase has product MIDLRSDTVTRPTPEMLKAMTEAEVGDDVFESDPTVNKFQQKIAALFGMEAGLFVPSGTMSNQLGIKVLTEPGDEILIDEKGHIFNYETSAAPALSGVQVTTLQGKQGKLNRAVLENKVRGNFDWEPRTKVVCIENTTNKGGGVCYSKEELSEIKAFADEHELAIHLDGARIWNAMTATDIKPEYFGTIADTISVCFSKGLGAPVGSMLLSSKKNIAKARRYRKMWGGGMRQIGLLAAAAEYGVDNHWPLLKDDHRRARDVAETIAGCSKLAIDMDNLQTNILIFDVPEGDAVSAVERLQEEGIVMIPFGPKTIRATFYFEIGDEDVKQVKTILKKLFN; this is encoded by the coding sequence ATGATTGATTTACGCAGCGATACAGTAACCCGTCCGACTCCCGAAATGCTAAAGGCCATGACGGAGGCTGAGGTTGGGGATGATGTGTTCGAATCTGACCCGACAGTGAATAAGTTTCAGCAGAAAATAGCTGCTCTTTTTGGAATGGAAGCCGGACTGTTTGTGCCAAGCGGAACCATGAGTAATCAACTGGGCATTAAAGTGTTAACCGAACCGGGAGATGAAATTCTTATTGATGAAAAAGGTCATATTTTCAATTATGAAACCTCGGCAGCTCCGGCACTTTCTGGAGTTCAGGTTACCACATTGCAGGGCAAACAGGGTAAATTGAACAGAGCGGTTTTAGAAAATAAAGTCCGCGGAAATTTTGATTGGGAGCCTCGAACGAAAGTGGTATGTATCGAAAATACAACCAATAAGGGCGGTGGCGTGTGCTATTCGAAGGAGGAGTTGAGCGAGATTAAAGCCTTTGCTGATGAACATGAGCTGGCCATACATTTGGATGGCGCCCGCATCTGGAATGCGATGACGGCCACTGATATTAAACCGGAATATTTTGGAACCATCGCCGATACCATTTCAGTTTGCTTTTCTAAAGGATTGGGTGCTCCGGTTGGGTCTATGTTGCTTTCCTCAAAAAAGAACATTGCCAAAGCCCGGCGCTACCGCAAAATGTGGGGTGGAGGAATGCGACAGATAGGGCTGCTTGCTGCCGCCGCTGAATACGGAGTAGATAATCACTGGCCGCTTCTGAAAGATGATCATCGGAGAGCCCGTGATGTGGCGGAGACTATTGCCGGGTGTAGCAAACTGGCCATCGATATGGACAACCTGCAAACAAACATCCTTATTTTTGATGTGCCGGAAGGAGATGCTGTTTCTGCCGTTGAAAGGCTCCAGGAAGAAGGCATTGTCATGATCCCTTTTGGTCCCAAAACCATTCGCGCCACTTTCTACTTCGAAATAGGAGATGAAGATGTGAAACAGGTAAAAACAATTTTGAAGAAGTTATTCAATTGA
- a CDS encoding nuclear transport factor 2 family protein, translated as MRKSVLLSFVFVFTLLLVGINATEYIAKEEEAVKEVILNGYVHGAFNELNPEAMAETFHKDFAIFSVNGEEIGRYPISKWIESTKKRKESAEFDPENNVWKPEFTNINVTGNAASVELELHHKGKHVFTDYLSLLKFESGWKVVAKVYHRHQ; from the coding sequence ATGAGAAAGTCTGTACTGTTAAGTTTTGTTTTTGTGTTTACTCTGCTGCTGGTTGGTATAAACGCCACCGAATATATTGCCAAGGAAGAAGAAGCTGTTAAGGAAGTAATTCTGAACGGCTATGTTCACGGGGCATTCAATGAATTAAATCCTGAAGCAATGGCTGAAACCTTTCACAAAGACTTTGCTATCTTTTCTGTAAATGGGGAAGAAATTGGCAGGTATCCCATCTCCAAATGGATTGAAAGCACAAAGAAACGAAAAGAAAGTGCGGAATTCGATCCTGAGAATAACGTCTGGAAACCGGAATTCACAAACATCAACGTGACCGGAAATGCTGCTTCTGTTGAGCTTGAATTACATCACAAAGGGAAGCATGTATTTACGGATTACCTGTCTTTGCTGAAATTTGAAAGCGGTTGGAAAGTGGTAGCTAAAGTGTATCACAGGCATCAATAG